Below is a genomic region from Piliocolobus tephrosceles isolate RC106 unplaced genomic scaffold, ASM277652v3 unscaffolded_12745, whole genome shotgun sequence.
ctttatttttcctctctagaCGTCTCCAAAAATAACCCTGCATCTGGCAACTGACAGTGTCTTAAATACAATGAGATTCAGCCACTTCAAGGACCTCCATTTTTCCCATACCCTGGATTATTAATGATATGATTACACCACAAATCCCAAGTCCACTAAAAATCAAATGGCCCCGACCACACCTTCTGCCAGAAGGGCTGACGCAAAAATCTTAGCTCTTGTCCCTTTCTCCCTGGGGACTCACAAGAAGTCCATCTTCAAGGTGTCAGGGAAGCTGGCCCAAGGCCACACAAAAGACGGAACTGCTAACATGATCCAGAGTGGTGGTAAGGGAGGAGAGAAGGCCTCAAACTACGGGCAACTGAACCCCACAAGTAGGCATCGGTCATTCCTGAAGAGCTGCAGAGTTCTGTCCAGTGTGTCCTTATGGAGGTGGAGGGACTGCTGGGAGGGACTCTCCCAGACAAGACACCTCCAGAAGAGGGCACGGGGTCGGGGAGggagcagacaaaaaaaaaaaggccttgaaTAATAACCCCGACCCTGCCTCCAAAGAGGTTAGAGGGGGCAGAGGAGGCAGCTCTAAAACCCCCACCAGGGGAAGGGGGTTAGCCTACCAGGAAGGGTTCACGTGACACCCAGCTCTAGTCCCACGCCCCTCCAGAAGTCTCAGTGACCTGGGAGTAAAGACCATCTCCCAAACCCAGAGGAGCCAGGCCCCGGAGGGCGGCGACTTGGGTCCTGCAGATGCCCAACACCCTCCACCCCAGTCCCCCTCCCTTGTGTTCCCCATTGCTGCCAGCCCTCACTTCACCAGCACTGACTTCGGCAGAAAGGACTCCGTGATGAGATCTCCATGGTGGGAAGACAGCTGCGGTGGCGGTGGCTGCCCGGGAGGCTGCTGGTGAACGCAGGGCCCGGAGGCggaagcagaggcagaggctATGGCTTTGGCTGCACCTCGGGGAAGGCTGTAGAGGTAGACGGCACCAATGACGAGCCCAGCGCCAAGGGCAAATAATGGGTCCACGTGGAAGCCAAAGAGGCGAATAGAGGCAACAGTGGACAGCACAATGGACAGGGAGGTGGCAAAGCCCTTGAGGATGTTGTCAGCGTACTTGACAACCACAGCCACCAGTAGCCCACCAAAGGCCTGGTTGAGCACCACGCCCCAGACAGCAGGCGTGTACCCAAAAAAGAAACCACGGGTGGCCACGGCGGTACCCTCAGCCCACCAGAGCCCCACTAGGCCCAGTGCTGTGCCAAAGAGGCCCAGCTGCAGGTTGCGCAGCCACACGGAGCCTGAGCTGCCTTTGAGGATCTTCTCAAAGTAGACACCTGCAAAGCCGGAGGAGAGACAGGAGGCCACGACGGCTGCCAGGCCTGCCCCAGGGTTCTGATCCAGTGGCCGTGGGCCTCCCCCACTGGCTTGCTGTGCCTGGACAATGGCGACGCCAGTGAAGAGGAGCAGCAGGGAGGCCCACTGCAGCCGGGAAAGGCTGCGGTTCAGCATGAGCACGGAGAACAGCGCTGTGGTCAGGATCTTCAGCTGGTACGTCACCTGCGAGTGGCACGTGGAAGGCACTGAGGGCTAACCCTGGCCCCCAACAGGTACACATGGGGGGCAGCACCCACTGTGGGTCCCCAGGCACAACGGAGGGACAGGGTGGGGGGTATgacaacaaaaacagcaaaaggaGCCAGCCACTGGCCATTGGCTGAGCTGCAGCGAAACAGTTCTGAGGTCTCTCCCACCAAGTGCACAAAAGGACGGCTGTGCCAGGAAGTCCACATCCCAATCCtatttcctggctgtgtgacgGGACAAAGCACTTGCCCTGTCTGAGCCCTGGCATCATCATCTATAAAAGATGGCTGAGGTATGGAAGTATCTTTGTGATGAGGGACTTGATACAAATGAATCAATAGCTACAACAGTGTCAGCAAATACTTACATAGTGTTTACAATGTATCAGTATGATTCTAGGCACTGCacatgaattcattcatttaattctcacaacaccATTCTGAAGTGAGCACCACTGTAAGCCCcaatttaaagatgagaaaactaaggcacagaaaggttGGGTGATGTgccccaaaatcacacagctggaaagtagcagagctgagatttgaacccaggcagcctggtcCCAGAATCCAGGCTCTTTAACCATTTCACAAAGCTGCCCACAAATAGCCTAAAGCTTATCTATCACCAACCAAAGGCTCTTCACAGGTATTCTTTCTTTTAAGTATCCTAGCATCTCAGTGAACAGGCATTACTATTTCCACCCCCAATTTTCACAGACGAGAAAAGGTTGAGGGAATTCCAAGGACATCCTGGAGGTGACATAGCCCCTGTTCTCTGCAACATCCCCCCACCACGCTATTCCCATACTCCAGTCCCCAACCCAGTTAGTTCCTCTGGG
It encodes:
- the LOC111535705 gene encoding UDP-galactose translocator isoform X1, with translation MLNRSLSRLQWASLLLLFTGVAIVQAQQASGGGPRPLDQNPGAGLAAVVASCLSSGFAGVYFEKILKGSSGSVWLRNLQLGLFGTALGLVGLWWAEGTAVATRGFFFGYTPAVWGVVLNQAFGGLLVAVVVKYADNILKGFATSLSIVLSTVASIRLFGFHVDPLFALGAGLVIGAVYLYSLPRGAAKAIASASASASGPCVHQQPPGQPPPPQLSSHHGDLITESFLPKCLVWESPSQQSLHLHKDTLDRTLQLFRNDRCLLVGFSCP
- the LOC111535705 gene encoding UDP-galactose translocator isoform X2 encodes the protein MLNRSLSRLQWASLLLLFTGVAIVQAQQASGGGPRPLDQNPGAGLAAVVASCLSSGFAGVYFEKILKGSSGSVWLRNLQLGLFGTALGLVGLWWAEGTAVATRGFFFGYTPAVWGVVLNQAFGGLLVAVVVKYADNILKGFATSLSIVLSTVASIRLFGFHVDPLFALGAGLVIGAVYLYSLPRGAAKAIASASASASGPCVHQQPPGQPPPPQLSSHHGDLITESFLPKLLTKVKGS